In Zingiber officinale cultivar Zhangliang chromosome 6A, Zo_v1.1, whole genome shotgun sequence, a single genomic region encodes these proteins:
- the LOC121998234 gene encoding uncharacterized protein LOC121998234: protein MGNTTVPLSSITNNSLSLAASKPTRKLAPIEAPPFHLPSPLPSFPPGAEFAKGAIDLGGLQVRQVSTFTKVWAAHGGGSDDLGATFFQPSSLPDGFSPLGHYAQPNNRPLFGWLLVGRPTGLSDDALAKPSDYTLLWTSESSADLNQDGRGYFWLPTPPEGYRAVGLVVTGSPGKPSLDEVRCVRSDLTEEVENDEYVWSTDGFSVNASRPAVRGISAAGVPVGSFLARANNGITTNIACLKNKASDFTNAMPNLNQVEALMRAYAPRIYLHSDEEYLPSSVNWFFSNGALLYDRGNQSNSATPINPDGSNLPQGGSNDGAYWIDLPADDGQKDRIVKGDISSTKVYLHVKPMLGATFTDVAIWIFYPFNGPARAKVEFLNVKLGRIGEHVGDWEHMTLRISNLTGELRRVYFSEHSAGRWVEASQAEFDGETNMPVGYASLHGHAMYAKPGLVLQGDAKLGIGIRNDTDKGSSVSTAGRWEVAAAEYLGVEEPPWVNYMREWGPKISYDIATELKNVERLLPGRLKKRFESIIGSLPDEVLGEEGPTGPKEKHNWAMDEA, encoded by the coding sequence ATGGGGAACACTACTGTCCCTCTTTCATCAATCACCAACAACTCCCTCTCTCTCGCTGCTTCCAAACCGACCAGAAAACTCGCCCCGATTGAAGCTCCACCCTTTCACCTTCCGTCTCCATTGCCATCTTTCCCACCAGGAGCGGAATTCGCAAAGGGAGCCATCGATCTCGGTGGCCTTCAGGTTCGCCAAGTCTCCACCTTCACCAAAGTTTGGGCGGCTCACGGTGGCGGCTCCGACGACCTCGGCGCCACCTTCTTCCAGCCTTCTTCCCTACCCGACGGCTTTTCGCCGCTTGGCCACTACGCGCAGCCCAACAACCGCCCTCTCTTCGGCTGGCTTCTCGTCGGAAGACCCACCGGCCTCAGCGACGATGCCCTCGCAAAGCCTTCCGACTACACCCTCCTCTGGACCAGCGAGTCGTCCGCCGACCTCAACCAAGATGGCCGCGGCTACTTCTGGCTCCCCACTCCGCCGGAAGGCTACCGAGCGGTCGGCCTCGTCGTCACCGGCTCGCCGGGGAAACCGTCGCTCGACGAAGTCCGGTGCGTGAGGAGCGACTTGACTGAAGAAGTCGAGAACGATGAGTACGTCTGGAGCACTGACGGGTTCAGCGTGAATGCCTCACGGCCTGCAGTGAGAGGCATCTCCGCCGCCGGCGTGCCGGTGGGATCCTTTCTGGCTCGAGCAAACAATGGAATTACCACGAACATAGCTTGTTTGAAGAACAAGGCGTCCGATTTCACCAACGCCATGCCGAATCTTAACCAAGTGGAGGCTCTCATGCGAGCCTACGCGCCGAGGATTTACCTCCACTCCGACGAGGAATACCTGCCGTCGTCGGTGAATTGGTTCTTCAGCAACGGGGCTCTGTTGTACGACAGAGGAAACCAGAGCAATTCTGCAACTCCGATCAACCCCGACGGATCGAACCTTCCACAGGGGGGATCCAACGACGGAGCTTACTGGATCGACCTGCCGGCCGACGACGGCCAGAAAGATAGGATCGTGAAAGGGGACATCTCCAGCACCAAAGTCTACCTCCACGTGAAACCCATGCTGGGCGCGACCTTCACCGACGTGGCGATATGGATATTCTACCCCTTCAACGGGCCGGCGAGGGCGAAGGTGGAGTTCCTCAACGTCAAGTTGGGGAGGATCGGGGAACACGTCGGCGACTGGGAGCACATGACGCTGCGGATCAGCAACTTGACCGGCGAGCTGAGGCGGGTGTACTTCAGCGAGCACAGCGCCGGGAGATGGGTGGAGGCGTCGCAGGCGGAGTTCGACGGGGAGACTAACATGCCGGTGGGGTACGCGTCGCTGCACGGGCACGCAATGTACGCCAAGCCGGGGCTGGTTCTGCAGGGGGACGCCAAGCTGGGGATCGGCATCAGGAACGACACCGACAAGGGGAGCAGCGTGAGCACGGCGGGGAGGTGGGAAGTGGCGGCGGCGGAGTACTTGGGGGTGGAGGAGCCACCGTGGGTTAACTACATGAGGGAGTGGGGGCCGAAGATCAGCTACGACATCGCGACGGAGCTGAAGAACGTGGAGAGGCTGCTTCCGGGGAGGCTGAAGAAGAGATTCGAGAGCATCATCGGGAGTCTGCCGGATGAGGTGCTGGGGGAAGAAGGGCCGACGGGGCCGAAGGAGAAGCACAATTGGGCGATGGACGAGGCGTAG